From Lampris incognitus isolate fLamInc1 chromosome 13, fLamInc1.hap2, whole genome shotgun sequence, one genomic window encodes:
- the nolc1 gene encoding nucleolar and coiled-body phosphoprotein 1 isoform X1 has protein sequence MAEHNAVPSDLYKYIYSFLLENKFAEVAQKFARKTKVNPLDENEQGLLDIYSFWVKSSEARKRKALSNEAHANVGPSAKKAKISAESSSSEDSSSEDEAAAPPIKAAPTNKPKAAKIVPAKAAAGKTASSSSEDSSESEDEAASTKTPAKAPVKAPAAATGTRKKDSSSSSEESDSEDEQPAKVPALKPKAAAVTAPKATVPAKKKQESSSSEDDSSEDEEPTKVSVKAPVKVKTPPGPARTAAAAESSSESSSSEEDEGPPSKKPKPGPYSAVPPPAPAQKAPAASGTKDSDSSDSSSDSSDDEEEKKVPAKPAPVKTPPSKPNTPKAAAKKQDSSSDSSDSSSDEEEKKPAAKTPPPKGTPAKPAPVKPALAKAAPAKEDSSEEDSSSEEEEVKKPSKKVTPSKTASAKSVPAKVTPAKEDSSSEEDSSSEEEELKKPSVKVTPAKAAPTKPVPAKVKPAKKDSSSEEDSSSEEEEVKKPSVKVTPAKAAPAKPVPAKVKPAKKDTSSEEDSSSEEEEAKKPATKATPAKTPPAKKDDSSSSDSSSEDETSGKPAAKPAATAKPAAASASKPPAKKAESSSSEESSDEEDEPPKVKPVVAKPVTSATKPAKAAPVAESSSDSDSSDSEQEAAKAKPAAAKTAGQTSKPATPISKPAAAAGSSSDSSDSSDSETDAKTAPAKPKLTNGKAATSKAAATPAAKPAESSSSDSSSDEEEEKASKKTVKPAAVAATPKTTPAAKSKAPESSSSSDSSSDEEEAKPTAASAPVTPTTNGTGTNGKEKDGDSSESEEEKTEVKTPKTKKKMTTPQTFPKAKEKSANVPFRRIKEEDIDVDHRLANNSFDAKLGASGDWGQKANDVLKFTKGKSFRHEKTKKKRGSYRGGAISTSVNSIKFDSD, from the exons ATGGCGGAGCACAACGCGGTCCCCAGCGATCTGTACAAATATATATATTCGTTTTTGCTCGAGAACAAATTCGCCGAGGTGGCTCAGAAGTTTGCCAGGAAAACGAAAGTG AACCCACTAGATGAAAATGAGCAGGGGCTCCTCGACATCTACAGCTTCTGGGTGAA GTCATCTGAAGCCAGGAAAAGAAAAGCTCTTTCCAACGAGGCCCATGCCAACGTCGGTCCATCAGCCAAGAAAGCTAAGATCAGTGCAGAGAGCTCTAGCAGTGAAGACTCCAGCAGTGAGGATgaggcagcagcaccaccaaTTAAAGCAGCTCCTACAAATAAACCTAAAG CTGCTAAGATTGTGCCTGCTAAGGCAGCAGCTGGTAAAACTGCATCTAGCAGCAGTGAAGATTCCAGTGAGTCTGAGGATGAGGCAGCATCTACAAAAACTCCTGCAAAG GCTCCAGTGAAGGCCCCTGCTGCAGCAACAGGCACAAGGAAGAAAGACTCCAGCTCCAGCAGTGAAGAATCTGACTCTGAGGATGAGCAGCCAGCCAAAGTCCCTGCTCTCA AACCAAAGGCTGCTGCAGTCACAGCTCCCAAGGCTACTGTCCCAGCTAAGAAAAAGCAGGAGAGTAGTAGCAGTGAGGATGATTCCTCTGAAGATGAAGAGCCAACTAAG GTTTCTGTCAAGGCCCCAGTCAAAGTGAAAACCCCTCCGGGCCCTGCAAgaactgctgctgcagctgaATCCAGCAGTGAAAGCTCTTCTTCTGAGGAAGATGAGGGTCCACCCAGTAAAAAACCCAAACCAG GACCATACAGTGCTGTCCCACCACCTGCTCCAGCCCAGAAAGCCCCAGCAGCCAGCGGCACCAAGGACAGTGACTCCTCAGACAGCAGCAGTGACAGCAGTGATGACGAGGAAGAGAAAAAGGTGCCAG CTAAACCTGCCCCCGTGAAGACCCCCCCTTCCAAACCCAATACACCTAAAGCTGCTGCAAAGAAGCAAGACTCTAGCTCAGACAGCTCAG ATTCAAGCTCggatgaagaggaaaagaagcCTGCAGCTAAGACCCCACCACCCAAAGGAACCCCAGCCAAACCTGCACCAGTCAAACCTGCCCTAGCCAAGGCTGCACCTGCCAAGGAAGACTCCTCAGAAGAGGACTCCAgttctgaggaggaggaggtgaagaaGCCTTCAAAGAAGGTGACTCCTTCCAAGACGGCTTCCGCTAAATCTGTCCCAGCTAAAGTCACACCTGCTAAAGAAGACTCCTCCTCAGAGGAGGACTCGAGTTCTGAAGAGGAGGAGTTGAAGAAGCCTTCGGTGAAGGTGACTCCTGCCAAGGCTGCTCCCACTAAACCTGTCCCAGCTAAAGTCAAACCTGCAAAAAAAGACTCCTCTTCAGAGGAGGACTCAAGTTCtgaagaggaggaggtgaagaAGCCTTCGGTGAAGGTGACACCTGCCAAGGCTGCTCCCGCTAAACCTGTCCCAGCTAAAGTCAAACCTGCAAAAAAAGACACCTCCTCAGAGGAGGACTCAAGTTCTGAAGAAGAGGAAGCAAAGAAACCTGCAACTAAAGCTACACCAGCCAAGACGCCTCCAGCTAAAAAAGATGACTCCTCAAGCTCAG ATAGCAGTTCTGAAGATGAGACCTCAGGAAAACCTGCCGCAAAACCTGCTGCCACAGCAAAGCCTGCTGCCGCTTCTGCTTCGAAACCCCCGGCCAAGAAAGCGGAGAGCAGTTCATCAGAAGAGTCTTCTGATGAGGAGGATGAACCACCCAAAGTCAAGCCAGTAGTAGCTAAACCAGTTACCTCAGCCACAAAGCCTGCAAAGGCTGCTCCAGTGGCGGAGAGCAGCTCTGACTCTGACTCCTCTGACAGTGAGCAAGAGGCGGCTAAGGCCAAGCCAGCAGCAGCTAAAACAGCTGGGCAGACTTCCAAGCCTGCCACCCCCATATCTAAACCTGCTGCAGCAGCTGGGAGCAGCTCTGACTCTTCAGACAGCTCTGATTCTGAGACTGACGCGAAGACCGCCCCTGCCAAGCCTAAACTAACCAATGGCAAGGCAGCTACGTCTAAGGCTGCCGCCACTCCAGCAGCCAAGCCAGCTGAATCCTCATCTAGTGACAGTAGTTCTGACGAAGAGGAGGAAAAGGCCAGCAAAAAGACTGTGAAACCGGCTGCTGTAGCCGCAACACCAAAAACGACGCCAGCAGCCAAGTCTAAAGCCCCAGAGAGCAGCAGCTCCTCAGACAGTTCGTCAGATGAGGAGGAAGCGAAGCCGACAGCAGCCTCAGCACCCGTCACCCCGACAACAAATG GCACAGGTACAAACGGCAAGGAGAAAGATGGAGATTCATCTGAAAGTGAGGAGGAGAAGACTGAAGTCAAGACTCCCAAAACCAAGAAAAAAATGACAACACCACAAACGTTTCCTAAAGCCAAGGAGAAG TCTGCCAATGTACCTTTCCGTAGAATAAAAGAGGAGGACATAGACGTGGATCATCGTCTGGCAAATAATTCCTTTGATGCAAAG CTTGGAGCCAGTGGTGACTGGGGCCAGAAAGCTAATGACGTGCTCAAGTTTACCAAGGGAAAGTCCTTCCGTCACGAGAAGACCAAGAAGAAGCGTGGTAGCTACCGCGGGGGAGCCATTTCCACTTCGGTCAACTCCATCAAGTTTGACAGTGACTAA
- the nolc1 gene encoding nucleolar and coiled-body phosphoprotein 1 isoform X2, which produces MAEHNAVPSDLYKYIYSFLLENKFAEVAQKFARKTKVNPLDENEQGLLDIYSFWVKSSEARKRKALSNEAHANVGPSAKKAKISAESSSSEDSSSEDEAAAPPIKAAPTNKPKAAKIVPAKAAAGKTASSSSEDSSESEDEAASTKTPAKAPVKAPAAATGTRKKDSSSSSEESDSEDEQPAKVPALKPKAAAVTAPKATVPAKKKQESSSSEDDSSEDEEPTKVSVKAPVKVKTPPGPARTAAAAESSSESSSSEEDEGPPSKKPKPGPYSAVPPPAPAQKAPAASGTKDSDSSDSSSDSSDDEEEKKVPAKPAPVKTPPSKPNTPKAAAKKQDSSSDSSDSSSDEEEKKPAAKTPPPKGTPAKPAPVKPALAKAAPAKEDSSEEDSSSEEEEVKKPSKKVTPSKTASAKSVPAKVTPAKEDSSSEEDSSSEEEELKKPSVKVTPAKAAPTKPVPAKVKPAKKDSSSEEDSSSEEEEVKKPSVKVTPAKAAPAKPVPAKVKPAKKDTSSEEDSSSEEEEAKKPATKATPAKTPPAKKDDSSSSDSSSEDETSGKPAAKPAATAKPAAASASKPPAKKAESSSSEESSDEEDEPPKVKPVVAKPVTSATKPAKAAPVAESSSDSDSSDSEQEAAKAKPAAAKTAGQTSKPATPISKPAAAAGSSSDSSDSSDSETDAKTAPAKPKLTNGKAATSKAAATPAAKPAESSSSDSSSDEEEEKASKKTVKPAAVAATPKTTPAAKSKAPESSSSSDSSSDEEEAKPTAASAPVTPTTNGTNGKEKDGDSSESEEEKTEVKTPKTKKKMTTPQTFPKAKEKSANVPFRRIKEEDIDVDHRLANNSFDAKLGASGDWGQKANDVLKFTKGKSFRHEKTKKKRGSYRGGAISTSVNSIKFDSD; this is translated from the exons ATGGCGGAGCACAACGCGGTCCCCAGCGATCTGTACAAATATATATATTCGTTTTTGCTCGAGAACAAATTCGCCGAGGTGGCTCAGAAGTTTGCCAGGAAAACGAAAGTG AACCCACTAGATGAAAATGAGCAGGGGCTCCTCGACATCTACAGCTTCTGGGTGAA GTCATCTGAAGCCAGGAAAAGAAAAGCTCTTTCCAACGAGGCCCATGCCAACGTCGGTCCATCAGCCAAGAAAGCTAAGATCAGTGCAGAGAGCTCTAGCAGTGAAGACTCCAGCAGTGAGGATgaggcagcagcaccaccaaTTAAAGCAGCTCCTACAAATAAACCTAAAG CTGCTAAGATTGTGCCTGCTAAGGCAGCAGCTGGTAAAACTGCATCTAGCAGCAGTGAAGATTCCAGTGAGTCTGAGGATGAGGCAGCATCTACAAAAACTCCTGCAAAG GCTCCAGTGAAGGCCCCTGCTGCAGCAACAGGCACAAGGAAGAAAGACTCCAGCTCCAGCAGTGAAGAATCTGACTCTGAGGATGAGCAGCCAGCCAAAGTCCCTGCTCTCA AACCAAAGGCTGCTGCAGTCACAGCTCCCAAGGCTACTGTCCCAGCTAAGAAAAAGCAGGAGAGTAGTAGCAGTGAGGATGATTCCTCTGAAGATGAAGAGCCAACTAAG GTTTCTGTCAAGGCCCCAGTCAAAGTGAAAACCCCTCCGGGCCCTGCAAgaactgctgctgcagctgaATCCAGCAGTGAAAGCTCTTCTTCTGAGGAAGATGAGGGTCCACCCAGTAAAAAACCCAAACCAG GACCATACAGTGCTGTCCCACCACCTGCTCCAGCCCAGAAAGCCCCAGCAGCCAGCGGCACCAAGGACAGTGACTCCTCAGACAGCAGCAGTGACAGCAGTGATGACGAGGAAGAGAAAAAGGTGCCAG CTAAACCTGCCCCCGTGAAGACCCCCCCTTCCAAACCCAATACACCTAAAGCTGCTGCAAAGAAGCAAGACTCTAGCTCAGACAGCTCAG ATTCAAGCTCggatgaagaggaaaagaagcCTGCAGCTAAGACCCCACCACCCAAAGGAACCCCAGCCAAACCTGCACCAGTCAAACCTGCCCTAGCCAAGGCTGCACCTGCCAAGGAAGACTCCTCAGAAGAGGACTCCAgttctgaggaggaggaggtgaagaaGCCTTCAAAGAAGGTGACTCCTTCCAAGACGGCTTCCGCTAAATCTGTCCCAGCTAAAGTCACACCTGCTAAAGAAGACTCCTCCTCAGAGGAGGACTCGAGTTCTGAAGAGGAGGAGTTGAAGAAGCCTTCGGTGAAGGTGACTCCTGCCAAGGCTGCTCCCACTAAACCTGTCCCAGCTAAAGTCAAACCTGCAAAAAAAGACTCCTCTTCAGAGGAGGACTCAAGTTCtgaagaggaggaggtgaagaAGCCTTCGGTGAAGGTGACACCTGCCAAGGCTGCTCCCGCTAAACCTGTCCCAGCTAAAGTCAAACCTGCAAAAAAAGACACCTCCTCAGAGGAGGACTCAAGTTCTGAAGAAGAGGAAGCAAAGAAACCTGCAACTAAAGCTACACCAGCCAAGACGCCTCCAGCTAAAAAAGATGACTCCTCAAGCTCAG ATAGCAGTTCTGAAGATGAGACCTCAGGAAAACCTGCCGCAAAACCTGCTGCCACAGCAAAGCCTGCTGCCGCTTCTGCTTCGAAACCCCCGGCCAAGAAAGCGGAGAGCAGTTCATCAGAAGAGTCTTCTGATGAGGAGGATGAACCACCCAAAGTCAAGCCAGTAGTAGCTAAACCAGTTACCTCAGCCACAAAGCCTGCAAAGGCTGCTCCAGTGGCGGAGAGCAGCTCTGACTCTGACTCCTCTGACAGTGAGCAAGAGGCGGCTAAGGCCAAGCCAGCAGCAGCTAAAACAGCTGGGCAGACTTCCAAGCCTGCCACCCCCATATCTAAACCTGCTGCAGCAGCTGGGAGCAGCTCTGACTCTTCAGACAGCTCTGATTCTGAGACTGACGCGAAGACCGCCCCTGCCAAGCCTAAACTAACCAATGGCAAGGCAGCTACGTCTAAGGCTGCCGCCACTCCAGCAGCCAAGCCAGCTGAATCCTCATCTAGTGACAGTAGTTCTGACGAAGAGGAGGAAAAGGCCAGCAAAAAGACTGTGAAACCGGCTGCTGTAGCCGCAACACCAAAAACGACGCCAGCAGCCAAGTCTAAAGCCCCAGAGAGCAGCAGCTCCTCAGACAGTTCGTCAGATGAGGAGGAAGCGAAGCCGACAGCAGCCTCAGCACCCGTCACCCCGACAACAAATG GTACAAACGGCAAGGAGAAAGATGGAGATTCATCTGAAAGTGAGGAGGAGAAGACTGAAGTCAAGACTCCCAAAACCAAGAAAAAAATGACAACACCACAAACGTTTCCTAAAGCCAAGGAGAAG TCTGCCAATGTACCTTTCCGTAGAATAAAAGAGGAGGACATAGACGTGGATCATCGTCTGGCAAATAATTCCTTTGATGCAAAG CTTGGAGCCAGTGGTGACTGGGGCCAGAAAGCTAATGACGTGCTCAAGTTTACCAAGGGAAAGTCCTTCCGTCACGAGAAGACCAAGAAGAAGCGTGGTAGCTACCGCGGGGGAGCCATTTCCACTTCGGTCAACTCCATCAAGTTTGACAGTGACTAA
- the nolc1 gene encoding nucleolar and coiled-body phosphoprotein 1 isoform X4 has product MAEHNAVPSDLYKYIYSFLLENKFAEVAQKFARKTKVNPLDENEQGLLDIYSFWVKSSEARKRKALSNEAHANVGPSAKKAKISAESSSSEDSSSEDEAAAPPIKAAPTNKPKAAKIVPAKAAAGKTASSSSEDSSESEDEAASTKTPAKAPVKAPAAATGTRKKDSSSSSEESDSEDEQPAKVPALKPKAAAVTAPKATVPAKKKQESSSSEDDSSEDEEPTKVSVKAPVKVKTPPGPARTAAAAESSSESSSSEEDEGPPSKKPKPGPYSAVPPPAPAQKAPAASGTKDSDSSDSSSDSSDDEEEKKVPAKPAPVKTPPSKPNTPKAAAKKQDSSSDSSDSSSDEEEKKPAAKTPPPKGTPAKPAPVKPALAKAAPAKEDSSEEDSSSEEEEVKKPSKKVTPSKTASAKSVPAKVTPAKEDSSSEEDSSSEEEELKKPSVKVTPAKAAPTKPVPAKVKPAKKDSSSEEDSSSEEEEVKKPSVKVTPAKAAPAKPVPAKVKPAKKDTSSEEDSSSEEEEAKKPATKATPAKTPPAKKDDSSSSDSSSEDETSGKPAAKPAATAKPAAASASKPPAKKAESSSSEESSDEEDEPPKVKPVVAKPVTSATKPAKAAPVAESSSDSDSSDSEQEAAKAKPAAAKTAGQTSKPATPISKPAAAAGSSSDSSDSSDSETDAKTAPAKPKLTNGKAATSKAAATPAAKPAESSSSDSSSDEEEEKASKKTVKPAAVAATPKTTPAAKSKAPESSSSSDSSSDEEEAKPTAASAPVTPTTNGTNGKEKDGDSSESEEEKTEVKTPKTKKKMTTPQTFPKAKEKNKRGGHRRGSSSGK; this is encoded by the exons ATGGCGGAGCACAACGCGGTCCCCAGCGATCTGTACAAATATATATATTCGTTTTTGCTCGAGAACAAATTCGCCGAGGTGGCTCAGAAGTTTGCCAGGAAAACGAAAGTG AACCCACTAGATGAAAATGAGCAGGGGCTCCTCGACATCTACAGCTTCTGGGTGAA GTCATCTGAAGCCAGGAAAAGAAAAGCTCTTTCCAACGAGGCCCATGCCAACGTCGGTCCATCAGCCAAGAAAGCTAAGATCAGTGCAGAGAGCTCTAGCAGTGAAGACTCCAGCAGTGAGGATgaggcagcagcaccaccaaTTAAAGCAGCTCCTACAAATAAACCTAAAG CTGCTAAGATTGTGCCTGCTAAGGCAGCAGCTGGTAAAACTGCATCTAGCAGCAGTGAAGATTCCAGTGAGTCTGAGGATGAGGCAGCATCTACAAAAACTCCTGCAAAG GCTCCAGTGAAGGCCCCTGCTGCAGCAACAGGCACAAGGAAGAAAGACTCCAGCTCCAGCAGTGAAGAATCTGACTCTGAGGATGAGCAGCCAGCCAAAGTCCCTGCTCTCA AACCAAAGGCTGCTGCAGTCACAGCTCCCAAGGCTACTGTCCCAGCTAAGAAAAAGCAGGAGAGTAGTAGCAGTGAGGATGATTCCTCTGAAGATGAAGAGCCAACTAAG GTTTCTGTCAAGGCCCCAGTCAAAGTGAAAACCCCTCCGGGCCCTGCAAgaactgctgctgcagctgaATCCAGCAGTGAAAGCTCTTCTTCTGAGGAAGATGAGGGTCCACCCAGTAAAAAACCCAAACCAG GACCATACAGTGCTGTCCCACCACCTGCTCCAGCCCAGAAAGCCCCAGCAGCCAGCGGCACCAAGGACAGTGACTCCTCAGACAGCAGCAGTGACAGCAGTGATGACGAGGAAGAGAAAAAGGTGCCAG CTAAACCTGCCCCCGTGAAGACCCCCCCTTCCAAACCCAATACACCTAAAGCTGCTGCAAAGAAGCAAGACTCTAGCTCAGACAGCTCAG ATTCAAGCTCggatgaagaggaaaagaagcCTGCAGCTAAGACCCCACCACCCAAAGGAACCCCAGCCAAACCTGCACCAGTCAAACCTGCCCTAGCCAAGGCTGCACCTGCCAAGGAAGACTCCTCAGAAGAGGACTCCAgttctgaggaggaggaggtgaagaaGCCTTCAAAGAAGGTGACTCCTTCCAAGACGGCTTCCGCTAAATCTGTCCCAGCTAAAGTCACACCTGCTAAAGAAGACTCCTCCTCAGAGGAGGACTCGAGTTCTGAAGAGGAGGAGTTGAAGAAGCCTTCGGTGAAGGTGACTCCTGCCAAGGCTGCTCCCACTAAACCTGTCCCAGCTAAAGTCAAACCTGCAAAAAAAGACTCCTCTTCAGAGGAGGACTCAAGTTCtgaagaggaggaggtgaagaAGCCTTCGGTGAAGGTGACACCTGCCAAGGCTGCTCCCGCTAAACCTGTCCCAGCTAAAGTCAAACCTGCAAAAAAAGACACCTCCTCAGAGGAGGACTCAAGTTCTGAAGAAGAGGAAGCAAAGAAACCTGCAACTAAAGCTACACCAGCCAAGACGCCTCCAGCTAAAAAAGATGACTCCTCAAGCTCAG ATAGCAGTTCTGAAGATGAGACCTCAGGAAAACCTGCCGCAAAACCTGCTGCCACAGCAAAGCCTGCTGCCGCTTCTGCTTCGAAACCCCCGGCCAAGAAAGCGGAGAGCAGTTCATCAGAAGAGTCTTCTGATGAGGAGGATGAACCACCCAAAGTCAAGCCAGTAGTAGCTAAACCAGTTACCTCAGCCACAAAGCCTGCAAAGGCTGCTCCAGTGGCGGAGAGCAGCTCTGACTCTGACTCCTCTGACAGTGAGCAAGAGGCGGCTAAGGCCAAGCCAGCAGCAGCTAAAACAGCTGGGCAGACTTCCAAGCCTGCCACCCCCATATCTAAACCTGCTGCAGCAGCTGGGAGCAGCTCTGACTCTTCAGACAGCTCTGATTCTGAGACTGACGCGAAGACCGCCCCTGCCAAGCCTAAACTAACCAATGGCAAGGCAGCTACGTCTAAGGCTGCCGCCACTCCAGCAGCCAAGCCAGCTGAATCCTCATCTAGTGACAGTAGTTCTGACGAAGAGGAGGAAAAGGCCAGCAAAAAGACTGTGAAACCGGCTGCTGTAGCCGCAACACCAAAAACGACGCCAGCAGCCAAGTCTAAAGCCCCAGAGAGCAGCAGCTCCTCAGACAGTTCGTCAGATGAGGAGGAAGCGAAGCCGACAGCAGCCTCAGCACCCGTCACCCCGACAACAAATG GTACAAACGGCAAGGAGAAAGATGGAGATTCATCTGAAAGTGAGGAGGAGAAGACTGAAGTCAAGACTCCCAAAACCAAGAAAAAAATGACAACACCACAAACGTTTCCTAAAGCCAAGGAGAAG AATAAAAGAGGAGGACATAGACGTGGATCATCGTCTGGCAAATAA
- the nolc1 gene encoding nucleolar and coiled-body phosphoprotein 1 isoform X3 has protein sequence MAEHNAVPSDLYKYIYSFLLENKFAEVAQKFARKTKVNPLDENEQGLLDIYSFWVKSSEARKRKALSNEAHANVGPSAKKAKISAESSSSEDSSSEDEAAAPPIKAAPTNKPKAAKIVPAKAAAGKTASSSSEDSSESEDEAASTKTPAKAPVKAPAAATGTRKKDSSSSSEESDSEDEQPAKVPALKPKAAAVTAPKATVPAKKKQESSSSEDDSSEDEEPTKVSVKAPVKVKTPPGPARTAAAAESSSESSSSEEDEGPPSKKPKPGPYSAVPPPAPAQKAPAASGTKDSDSSDSSSDSSDDEEEKKVPAKPAPVKTPPSKPNTPKAAAKKQDSSSDSSDSSSDEEEKKPAAKTPPPKGTPAKPAPVKPALAKAAPAKEDSSEEDSSSEEEEVKKPSKKVTPSKTASAKSVPAKVTPAKEDSSSEEDSSSEEEELKKPSVKVTPAKAAPTKPVPAKVKPAKKDSSSEEDSSSEEEEVKKPSVKVTPAKAAPAKPVPAKVKPAKKDTSSEEDSSSEEEEAKKPATKATPAKTPPAKKDDSSSSDSSSEDETSGKPAAKPAATAKPAAASASKPPAKKAESSSSEESSDEEDEPPKVKPVVAKPVTSATKPAKAAPVAESSSDSDSSDSEQEAAKAKPAAAKTAGQTSKPATPISKPAAAAGSSSDSSDSSDSETDAKTAPAKPKLTNGKAATSKAAATPAAKPAESSSSDSSSDEEEEKASKKTVKPAAVAATPKTTPAAKSKAPESSSSSDSSSDEEEAKPTAASAPVTPTTNGTGTNGKEKDGDSSESEEEKTEVKTPKTKKKMTTPQTFPKAKEKNKRGGHRRGSSSGK, from the exons ATGGCGGAGCACAACGCGGTCCCCAGCGATCTGTACAAATATATATATTCGTTTTTGCTCGAGAACAAATTCGCCGAGGTGGCTCAGAAGTTTGCCAGGAAAACGAAAGTG AACCCACTAGATGAAAATGAGCAGGGGCTCCTCGACATCTACAGCTTCTGGGTGAA GTCATCTGAAGCCAGGAAAAGAAAAGCTCTTTCCAACGAGGCCCATGCCAACGTCGGTCCATCAGCCAAGAAAGCTAAGATCAGTGCAGAGAGCTCTAGCAGTGAAGACTCCAGCAGTGAGGATgaggcagcagcaccaccaaTTAAAGCAGCTCCTACAAATAAACCTAAAG CTGCTAAGATTGTGCCTGCTAAGGCAGCAGCTGGTAAAACTGCATCTAGCAGCAGTGAAGATTCCAGTGAGTCTGAGGATGAGGCAGCATCTACAAAAACTCCTGCAAAG GCTCCAGTGAAGGCCCCTGCTGCAGCAACAGGCACAAGGAAGAAAGACTCCAGCTCCAGCAGTGAAGAATCTGACTCTGAGGATGAGCAGCCAGCCAAAGTCCCTGCTCTCA AACCAAAGGCTGCTGCAGTCACAGCTCCCAAGGCTACTGTCCCAGCTAAGAAAAAGCAGGAGAGTAGTAGCAGTGAGGATGATTCCTCTGAAGATGAAGAGCCAACTAAG GTTTCTGTCAAGGCCCCAGTCAAAGTGAAAACCCCTCCGGGCCCTGCAAgaactgctgctgcagctgaATCCAGCAGTGAAAGCTCTTCTTCTGAGGAAGATGAGGGTCCACCCAGTAAAAAACCCAAACCAG GACCATACAGTGCTGTCCCACCACCTGCTCCAGCCCAGAAAGCCCCAGCAGCCAGCGGCACCAAGGACAGTGACTCCTCAGACAGCAGCAGTGACAGCAGTGATGACGAGGAAGAGAAAAAGGTGCCAG CTAAACCTGCCCCCGTGAAGACCCCCCCTTCCAAACCCAATACACCTAAAGCTGCTGCAAAGAAGCAAGACTCTAGCTCAGACAGCTCAG ATTCAAGCTCggatgaagaggaaaagaagcCTGCAGCTAAGACCCCACCACCCAAAGGAACCCCAGCCAAACCTGCACCAGTCAAACCTGCCCTAGCCAAGGCTGCACCTGCCAAGGAAGACTCCTCAGAAGAGGACTCCAgttctgaggaggaggaggtgaagaaGCCTTCAAAGAAGGTGACTCCTTCCAAGACGGCTTCCGCTAAATCTGTCCCAGCTAAAGTCACACCTGCTAAAGAAGACTCCTCCTCAGAGGAGGACTCGAGTTCTGAAGAGGAGGAGTTGAAGAAGCCTTCGGTGAAGGTGACTCCTGCCAAGGCTGCTCCCACTAAACCTGTCCCAGCTAAAGTCAAACCTGCAAAAAAAGACTCCTCTTCAGAGGAGGACTCAAGTTCtgaagaggaggaggtgaagaAGCCTTCGGTGAAGGTGACACCTGCCAAGGCTGCTCCCGCTAAACCTGTCCCAGCTAAAGTCAAACCTGCAAAAAAAGACACCTCCTCAGAGGAGGACTCAAGTTCTGAAGAAGAGGAAGCAAAGAAACCTGCAACTAAAGCTACACCAGCCAAGACGCCTCCAGCTAAAAAAGATGACTCCTCAAGCTCAG ATAGCAGTTCTGAAGATGAGACCTCAGGAAAACCTGCCGCAAAACCTGCTGCCACAGCAAAGCCTGCTGCCGCTTCTGCTTCGAAACCCCCGGCCAAGAAAGCGGAGAGCAGTTCATCAGAAGAGTCTTCTGATGAGGAGGATGAACCACCCAAAGTCAAGCCAGTAGTAGCTAAACCAGTTACCTCAGCCACAAAGCCTGCAAAGGCTGCTCCAGTGGCGGAGAGCAGCTCTGACTCTGACTCCTCTGACAGTGAGCAAGAGGCGGCTAAGGCCAAGCCAGCAGCAGCTAAAACAGCTGGGCAGACTTCCAAGCCTGCCACCCCCATATCTAAACCTGCTGCAGCAGCTGGGAGCAGCTCTGACTCTTCAGACAGCTCTGATTCTGAGACTGACGCGAAGACCGCCCCTGCCAAGCCTAAACTAACCAATGGCAAGGCAGCTACGTCTAAGGCTGCCGCCACTCCAGCAGCCAAGCCAGCTGAATCCTCATCTAGTGACAGTAGTTCTGACGAAGAGGAGGAAAAGGCCAGCAAAAAGACTGTGAAACCGGCTGCTGTAGCCGCAACACCAAAAACGACGCCAGCAGCCAAGTCTAAAGCCCCAGAGAGCAGCAGCTCCTCAGACAGTTCGTCAGATGAGGAGGAAGCGAAGCCGACAGCAGCCTCAGCACCCGTCACCCCGACAACAAATG GCACAGGTACAAACGGCAAGGAGAAAGATGGAGATTCATCTGAAAGTGAGGAGGAGAAGACTGAAGTCAAGACTCCCAAAACCAAGAAAAAAATGACAACACCACAAACGTTTCCTAAAGCCAAGGAGAAG AATAAAAGAGGAGGACATAGACGTGGATCATCGTCTGGCAAATAA